In Calditrichota bacterium, the following proteins share a genomic window:
- a CDS encoding aminotransferase class V-fold PLP-dependent enzyme, with translation MMGKIINFDHGAAAQVLPEIMESMKPYFIEKFGNPSSVHNVGQEAKQAVGKAREQVAQLINAEINEIFFTASGSESNNFAVKGAAFANRKKGNHIVVSAIEHFSVLQAAKALKKMGYEVTEVPVDSTGLIDADDVKKAITDETILVSVMHANNEIGTIEPIKEISKLTRDAGVLFHTDAVQTAGVIPVDVKELDVDLLSFSAQTFYGPQGAAGIYIRKGTRINPLIDGGIQEGGRRAGTENVPAIVGMGVAAELAKKNLHQRAERVKKLRDKLIAGIENSIDHVHFHGHREWRLPNNASLGFEFIEGESILLFLGMNGIIASSGSACTSKALKASHVLIAIGVSHEIANGTVLFTLGVDNTEADVDLLLEKLPPVVQRLREMSPLYKST, from the coding sequence ATTATGGGAAAAATTATTAACTTTGATCATGGAGCAGCGGCGCAAGTGCTTCCGGAAATAATGGAAAGTATGAAGCCATATTTTATTGAAAAATTTGGAAATCCATCCAGCGTGCACAATGTGGGTCAGGAAGCGAAACAGGCTGTGGGAAAAGCGCGCGAGCAAGTCGCGCAGTTGATAAACGCCGAAATCAATGAAATATTTTTTACCGCTTCCGGTAGCGAGTCGAATAATTTTGCCGTCAAAGGTGCAGCTTTTGCCAATCGCAAAAAAGGCAATCATATTGTTGTTTCGGCAATTGAGCATTTTTCGGTGCTGCAAGCCGCCAAGGCGTTGAAAAAAATGGGCTATGAAGTTACCGAAGTCCCGGTGGACTCGACGGGGTTGATCGACGCTGACGATGTGAAAAAAGCGATCACCGATGAGACGATTCTTGTTTCGGTGATGCATGCGAACAATGAAATCGGCACCATTGAGCCGATCAAAGAAATTTCCAAATTGACGCGCGATGCAGGTGTGCTTTTCCACACCGATGCGGTGCAGACGGCCGGGGTTATTCCGGTTGATGTGAAAGAGTTGGATGTCGATTTGTTGAGTTTTTCAGCGCAAACATTTTACGGACCTCAGGGCGCTGCCGGGATTTACATTCGCAAAGGAACGCGGATCAATCCGTTGATTGACGGCGGAATCCAGGAAGGCGGACGTCGCGCCGGGACGGAAAATGTGCCCGCGATTGTGGGAATGGGCGTTGCTGCGGAATTGGCGAAGAAAAATTTGCACCAGCGAGCCGAGCGTGTAAAAAAATTGCGCGATAAATTGATCGCCGGGATTGAGAATTCCATCGATCATGTCCATTTCCACGGACATCGCGAATGGCGATTGCCCAACAACGCCAGTCTGGGATTTGAGTTTATCGAAGGCGAATCCATTTTATTATTTTTAGGAATGAACGGAATTATCGCTTCCAGCGGCTCGGCGTGCACGTCCAAGGCATTGAAGGCGTCGCATGTGCTGATTGCTATCGGCGTGTCTCACGAAATTGCCAACGGCACGGTTTTGTTCACGCTGGGCGTTGACAATACGGAAGCGGACGTGGATTTATTATTGGAAAAATTGCCTCCGGTTGTTCAGCGGTTGCGCGAAATGTCGCCACTTTACAAATCGACATAA
- the nifU gene encoding Fe-S cluster assembly scaffold protein NifU, with protein sequence MTTGPYSEKVMDHFMNPRNVGEIEDADGVGTVGNPACGDIMQMFIKVRDDVIVEAKFKTFGCGAAIASSSMATELIKGKKIDEALKITNEEVTRELGGLPKVKRHCSVLAEQALQKALDDYYTKHGIPSPIKLKTEEEIEAEHSE encoded by the coding sequence ATGACGACAGGACCTTACAGTGAAAAAGTGATGGATCATTTTATGAATCCGCGCAACGTCGGCGAAATCGAAGACGCCGACGGCGTTGGCACGGTGGGCAATCCCGCCTGCGGAGACATTATGCAGATGTTTATCAAAGTAAGAGACGATGTAATTGTAGAAGCGAAATTCAAAACCTTCGGTTGCGGCGCGGCGATTGCGTCCAGCAGCATGGCGACGGAATTGATCAAAGGCAAGAAAATTGACGAGGCGCTGAAAATTACTAACGAAGAAGTCACCAGAGAACTCGGCGGATTGCCTAAAGTGAAACGCCATTGTTCCGTTTTAGCCGAGCAGGCGCTGCAAAAAGCGCTGGACGATTATTACACGAAACATGGTATTCCTTCTCCGATCAAACTGAAAACTGAAGAAGAGATTGAAGCGGAACACAGCGAGTGA
- a CDS encoding thioredoxin domain-containing protein — protein sequence MNGFKYTNRLIHETSPYLLQHAHNPVNWYSWGKEALQRAKQEDKPIFLSIGYAACHWCHVMEEESFENLPIAEVLNKFFISIKVDREERPDLDEIYMSAVTLLSGSGGWPLSVWLTPELKPFFGGTYFPPDDKWGRIGFKNILLRIADLWQQQRKEILAGAENLSHSIRQTNSVPAEKFALGLDLWKKAALLLANMFDEKNGGLGRAPKFPRPMDLSFLLRYHFYTDDEKALHIAEKSLQAMARGGIFDQLGGGFHRYATDEKWLIPHFEKMLYDNALLPVAYLEAYQITGNKFYAEIVSRTLDFVLREMTSPEGGFFSSLDADSDGKEGKFYVWTKEEIYSLLDKDAADAFCLFYGVREEGNWEGKTVLHLTLNESAAAKKLGISQNAFAEKIKKAQKKLLRVRQKRSAPSIDNKIITAWNSLMIIALCRAYQTLGQDRYLSAAKKAVDFLLNKMYIDGKLYRIYGKGKRQRPGYLSDYALLTAALLEIYMTVFDARYLILAVEINDLALDKFWDRQAQGFFFTSVDQKNILMRTRNEFDNVIPSGNSMAIRNLFALYQFTGKKEYKDRAYQAIFAVGARVKRSPIGFPVLLSSLETIWAKAKEIVLSGNRDNPLFDQFLAKIHEHYFPNKIIGWADPKLQRSHPEAANWPLFVGKFKDDVQMFICENFTCHAPLTSIADIDDFFHNYRATTKP from the coding sequence ATGAACGGTTTCAAATATACAAATAGACTGATTCACGAGACAAGTCCATATCTGCTGCAACATGCGCACAATCCGGTGAATTGGTATTCCTGGGGAAAAGAGGCTCTGCAGAGAGCGAAGCAGGAAGACAAGCCGATTTTTTTGTCCATCGGATACGCCGCCTGTCACTGGTGTCATGTGATGGAAGAAGAATCATTTGAAAATTTGCCGATCGCGGAAGTTTTGAATAAATTTTTCATTTCGATCAAAGTAGATCGCGAGGAACGGCCCGATCTGGACGAGATTTACATGAGCGCTGTGACTTTGCTTTCCGGCAGCGGCGGCTGGCCTCTTTCGGTCTGGCTCACGCCTGAGTTGAAACCATTTTTTGGCGGAACCTATTTCCCGCCTGATGATAAATGGGGGAGAATTGGCTTCAAAAATATTTTGCTGCGCATTGCGGATTTGTGGCAACAGCAGCGCAAAGAAATTCTCGCGGGCGCTGAAAATCTCTCCCATTCCATTCGTCAAACCAACTCTGTTCCAGCAGAGAAATTTGCTCTCGGACTTGATCTGTGGAAGAAAGCCGCGCTTTTGCTTGCCAATATGTTCGATGAGAAAAATGGCGGATTGGGTCGCGCCCCGAAATTTCCGCGACCTATGGATTTGTCTTTTCTGCTGCGCTATCATTTTTACACGGACGATGAAAAGGCGCTCCACATCGCGGAAAAATCGCTGCAAGCCATGGCGCGCGGCGGCATTTTTGACCAACTTGGCGGCGGTTTTCACCGTTATGCCACCGATGAAAAATGGCTGATTCCCCATTTTGAGAAAATGCTTTACGATAATGCCTTATTGCCGGTCGCGTACCTGGAAGCGTATCAGATTACCGGAAATAAATTTTATGCGGAAATTGTCAGCCGAACGCTCGATTTTGTGCTTCGGGAGATGACTTCGCCGGAGGGCGGTTTTTTTTCGTCATTAGACGCGGACAGCGACGGCAAAGAAGGCAAATTTTATGTCTGGACAAAAGAGGAAATTTATTCGCTGCTGGACAAAGACGCCGCTGACGCGTTTTGCCTGTTTTACGGCGTGCGTGAAGAGGGAAATTGGGAAGGAAAAACAGTTCTGCATTTGACGCTTAACGAAAGCGCCGCGGCGAAAAAACTGGGAATATCACAAAATGCATTTGCGGAGAAGATAAAAAAAGCTCAAAAAAAGCTCCTTCGGGTTCGGCAAAAAAGAAGCGCGCCTTCGATAGACAATAAAATAATCACTGCCTGGAATAGTTTGATGATCATCGCGCTTTGTCGGGCATATCAGACATTGGGACAAGATCGCTATCTGTCCGCCGCGAAAAAAGCTGTTGATTTTTTACTAAATAAAATGTATATTGACGGTAAATTGTACCGCATTTATGGCAAAGGCAAGCGCCAGCGTCCGGGTTATCTTTCGGACTATGCGCTGCTCACTGCGGCGTTGCTGGAAATTTACATGACCGTTTTTGACGCCCGATATTTAATTTTGGCCGTTGAAATCAATGATTTGGCTCTGGACAAATTTTGGGATCGTCAAGCGCAGGGTTTTTTCTTCACGTCAGTCGATCAAAAGAATATATTGATGCGAACGAGAAATGAATTTGATAACGTGATTCCGTCGGGAAACTCGATGGCGATTAGAAATTTATTCGCATTATACCAATTTACCGGGAAAAAAGAATACAAAGATCGGGCGTACCAGGCAATTTTTGCTGTGGGAGCGCGGGTGAAGCGCTCGCCGATCGGATTTCCTGTATTGTTGAGTTCGCTGGAAACAATTTGGGCAAAAGCGAAAGAAATTGTACTCTCCGGCAACAGGGATAATCCATTATTCGACCAATTTTTAGCCAAAATTCACGAACATTATTTTCCCAATAAGATTATCGGATGGGCGGATCCAAAGCTGCAACGGAGTCATCCCGAAGCAGCCAACTGGCCTCTTTTTGTTGGAAAATTCAAAGACGATGTGCAGATGTTTATTTGCGAAAATTTTACCTGTCACGCGCCATTGACCAGTATTGCCGATATTGATGATTTTTTTCACAATTACCGCGCGACGACAAAACCGTGA
- a CDS encoding energy transducer TonB has translation MINRDENYQKTIHVATIVALAMTISIFELFPTLNWEKNEEPIIVVTSLQVENIPITRQGTRKPPPPKPAVPIPSDDELIPEDVTIEETELDLNLYSPLQGEGGISGAPFVFQPRPIYEVIPEYPQELQRKGIQGRVKLHIHVNKYGFVDQVVILENTSGSPICARAAKTAALQGRYVPAKSQGKPTDIWITRVYSFGVSK, from the coding sequence GTGATCAATCGCGATGAGAATTATCAGAAGACGATCCACGTTGCGACGATTGTCGCGTTGGCGATGACGATTTCTATTTTTGAATTATTCCCGACGCTGAATTGGGAAAAAAACGAAGAGCCGATCATTGTTGTCACATCTCTGCAAGTCGAAAATATTCCGATTACGCGACAGGGCACGCGCAAACCTCCGCCGCCGAAACCGGCTGTGCCCATTCCTTCCGATGATGAATTGATACCAGAGGACGTTACTATCGAAGAAACTGAGTTGGATTTGAACCTTTATTCTCCGCTGCAAGGCGAAGGGGGAATTTCCGGCGCTCCGTTTGTATTTCAACCCAGACCCATCTACGAAGTCATCCCCGAATATCCTCAAGAATTGCAAAGAAAAGGAATTCAGGGGCGTGTAAAGCTCCACATTCATGTCAATAAATATGGGTTTGTGGATCAGGTGGTGATATTAGAAAATACCTCAGGAAGTCCTATCTGCGCACGCGCGGCGAAAACTGCGGCGCTTCAGGGACGCTACGTCCCGGCAAAATCTCAAGGTAAACCCACTGATATTTGGATAACTCGCGTCTATTCTTTCGGCGTCTCCAAATAA
- a CDS encoding sulfurtransferase TusA family protein: MNKADEVLDCLGLQCPMPIIKTAEKIKEIGVGRVLEIISDDPGIEEDIPNWCKATGHKFLGIEKDDDEFHAFVEKTH, from the coding sequence ATGAACAAAGCTGATGAAGTGCTCGATTGCCTCGGTCTGCAATGTCCGATGCCAATTATCAAAACCGCGGAAAAAATTAAAGAAATCGGTGTCGGACGGGTGCTGGAAATTATCAGTGATGATCCTGGCATCGAAGAAGATATCCCTAATTGGTGCAAGGCAACAGGCCATAAATTTTTAGGAATAGAAAAAGACGACGATGAATTCCATGCCTTTGTCGAAAAAACTCACTGA
- a CDS encoding VWA domain-containing protein, producing the protein MFRFYNQIYLYLLALIPILIVFYVFVFRWKKKAMERFGNLELIKKLTESFSKNRQILKAALIILTIFFLIFSLARPQLGSKLEQAKRKGVDIFVAIDVSLSMKAEDIKPNRLEKAKHAVSRFIDLLEGDRIGLIAFAGEAFVQCPLTLDYGAAKNFLDIIDTDLIPTPGTAIGSAILQAVKTFEGRERKHKVLVLITDGEDHEGDPLKAAEVAEKDGVVIYTVGIGSVNGVPIPLHNESGRIVGFKKDREGQVVTSKLDEVTLQKIALQTGGKYYRATGSESELDKIYGEIAKMEKKELASVKFSQYEDRYQYFLILAIILLVAELLIPERKKVKSEWKGRF; encoded by the coding sequence ATGTTTCGGTTTTATAATCAAATATATTTGTATTTGCTGGCGCTCATTCCCATCTTGATCGTGTTCTACGTTTTTGTTTTCCGCTGGAAAAAAAAGGCGATGGAACGATTCGGGAATCTGGAATTGATTAAAAAATTGACGGAATCATTCAGCAAAAATCGTCAGATTTTGAAGGCTGCGCTGATTATTCTAACGATTTTTTTTCTGATTTTTTCGCTGGCAAGACCCCAATTGGGATCAAAATTGGAACAGGCAAAACGGAAAGGCGTTGATATTTTTGTTGCCATCGATGTGTCGCTGTCCATGAAAGCCGAGGACATCAAACCCAACCGGCTGGAAAAGGCTAAACACGCGGTGAGTCGCTTCATCGATTTGCTGGAAGGGGATCGCATCGGTTTGATTGCTTTTGCTGGCGAGGCTTTTGTGCAATGCCCGCTGACGCTGGACTATGGCGCGGCGAAAAATTTTCTCGATATTATTGACACAGATCTTATTCCCACGCCGGGCACGGCGATCGGCAGCGCTATTTTGCAAGCGGTAAAAACTTTTGAGGGACGGGAACGGAAACATAAGGTTCTGGTGTTGATTACCGACGGCGAAGACCACGAAGGAGATCCGCTCAAGGCGGCAGAAGTCGCAGAAAAAGATGGCGTGGTAATTTATACGGTAGGAATCGGCTCGGTTAACGGCGTTCCCATTCCGCTGCACAACGAGTCCGGCAGAATTGTAGGTTTCAAGAAAGATCGCGAGGGGCAGGTGGTGACCAGCAAATTGGACGAAGTCACATTGCAAAAAATTGCGCTGCAAACCGGCGGAAAATACTATCGCGCTACCGGTAGCGAAAGCGAACTGGACAAAATTTACGGTGAGATTGCCAAAATGGAAAAGAAAGAATTAGCGTCGGTGAAATTTTCCCAGTACGAAGACCGCTACCAATATTTTCTGATTTTGGCCATTATTTTGCTCGTTGCAGAATTGCTCATTCCCGAGCGAAAAAAAGTGAAATCGGAGTGGAAAGGAAGGTTTTAA
- a CDS encoding tetratricopeptide repeat protein: protein MTSAGFADHNQYLFEQGNKLYQQEQFQEAIKNYESILHNGYESWALYYNLGNAYFRLGKLGKAILNFERAYRLNPDNEDVLFNLNLAKMRAVDNIPVPPLAEWMQKVKYALSMSVIIWLLLGFYFLTAILIAIRILLRQRLWQRLTKILLVPAVIILLLSGSLFYLRAHEETSVKYAILLVEKTDALGSPEEDGTVLFSLHEGVKFKVESYNDGWARIRLANGSVGWVKKDVFEII, encoded by the coding sequence ATGACTTCCGCAGGCTTTGCGGATCACAATCAGTATTTGTTTGAACAGGGAAACAAGCTTTATCAGCAAGAGCAATTCCAAGAGGCGATTAAAAATTACGAATCAATACTGCACAATGGTTACGAAAGTTGGGCGCTGTACTACAATCTGGGAAACGCCTATTTTCGGCTGGGGAAATTGGGCAAGGCCATTCTCAATTTCGAACGCGCGTACCGCCTGAATCCTGACAACGAAGATGTCCTTTTTAATTTGAATCTGGCAAAAATGCGCGCTGTGGATAACATTCCGGTTCCGCCGTTAGCCGAATGGATGCAAAAAGTGAAATATGCGCTGAGTATGAGCGTCATAATTTGGTTGTTGCTTGGGTTCTATTTTTTAACGGCGATTTTGATCGCCATACGAATTTTGCTGCGCCAGCGGCTTTGGCAGCGGCTGACGAAAATTTTGCTTGTGCCCGCTGTCATCATTTTGCTCCTGTCGGGGTCGCTGTTTTATCTGCGCGCTCATGAGGAAACCTCTGTCAAGTATGCTATTCTTTTGGTGGAAAAAACGGACGCGCTCGGTTCGCCGGAAGAAGATGGAACGGTTTTGTTTTCTCTGCACGAAGGTGTAAAATTCAAGGTGGAATCGTACAACGACGGCTGGGCGAGAATTCGTCTGGCAAACGGCAGCGTCGGCTGGGTGAAGAAGGACGTGTTTGAAATTATTTAA
- a CDS encoding tetratricopeptide repeat protein, translating into MRRLTVLIFVMLILPTMLPAQPGRKQVLEGNKLYAEKKFDKANNKYRDAQIEDPNNPVIHFNIGNALYQKKKYEDAQKDFEKSLSVDDVMTQAKVYYNMGNVFYRLGKLPESILAYTQALKLNPEDEDAKYNLEFVRKKLKEQAKKQPQNQQQQQKQQQKQKQDQQQQKKQQQQKQKQEQQKQEQQQQKQQQQQQNQQKQKMSKEEAERILNALNKEDKDLQKKRKAKSAGKIRVVKDW; encoded by the coding sequence ATGAGACGGTTGACAGTATTAATTTTCGTGATGTTGATCCTTCCGACCATGCTGCCGGCGCAACCGGGAAGAAAACAGGTTCTGGAAGGAAATAAACTTTACGCCGAAAAAAAATTCGACAAGGCGAATAATAAGTATCGCGACGCTCAAATCGAGGATCCCAATAATCCTGTTATTCATTTTAATATCGGCAACGCTCTGTACCAAAAAAAGAAATATGAAGATGCGCAGAAAGATTTTGAAAAAAGCCTGTCCGTCGATGATGTCATGACGCAAGCTAAAGTTTACTACAACATGGGAAACGTGTTTTATCGCCTGGGCAAACTTCCCGAAAGCATTTTGGCGTACACTCAGGCGCTGAAGTTGAATCCGGAAGACGAAGACGCAAAATACAATCTGGAATTCGTTCGCAAAAAACTGAAAGAGCAAGCAAAGAAGCAGCCGCAGAATCAACAGCAGCAACAGAAGCAACAACAAAAACAGAAACAAGATCAGCAACAACAGAAAAAACAGCAACAGCAGAAACAGAAGCAAGAGCAGCAAAAACAGGAACAACAACAGCAGAAGCAACAGCAACAGCAACAAAATCAGCAAAAACAAAAAATGAGCAAAGAAGAAGCCGAGCGAATTTTGAATGCTTTGAACAAAGAAGACAAGGATTTACAGAAAAAACGAAAGGCAAAAAGCGCCGGAAAAATTCGCGTGGTGAAAGATTGGTAA
- a CDS encoding NifU family protein has translation MREKIEKALDQIRPSLQADGGNVELISIDDNGVVKVKLQGACYGCPMSQMTLEYGIKQSLQQLVPEVTEVISV, from the coding sequence ATGAGAGAAAAAATTGAAAAAGCATTAGATCAGATCCGGCCTTCTCTTCAGGCGGATGGCGGAAATGTGGAATTGATTTCCATTGATGACAACGGTGTTGTGAAAGTCAAACTTCAGGGCGCGTGTTACGGATGCCCGATGTCACAGATGACGCTGGAGTACGGTATTAAGCAGAGTTTGCAGCAATTGGTACCGGAAGTGACAGAAGTTATTTCAGTCTGA
- a CDS encoding protein BatD, protein MKKEFFFIKFILFFVIFAAFSLHAADIVVESSLDNTRVGLNQNFTLTVDITGQKAGDAGNPQMPDLSDFAVYLGSSGTSQNIQIINGAMSVTVSHTYIFRAVTLGKFTIPAVSVSMNGKEYRSKPIEIEIVKSNAPQSQGQTPRQRQSQNQNSNKINAENLFLRVIANKRTAYVNEPVMVSYKLYTRVSVTQYGVNKLPNTAGFWAEEYDLGNQPKVYDEVFRGKKYRVAEIKRMALFPTDAGKKTISPMEIECSVRVQTRRRSVFDSFFDDPFFGRSVHQLVQSRPLTINVLSLPTAGKPADFSGLVGNFSISSFVDKTNVKTNDAISLKIEIAGSGNIKMIPDPKLDLPADFEQYPPKVSQKINRNNQGLSGSKTFEYVLVPRHPGEQIIKPVSFSYFDVRTRSYRTIRTKEIRVRVEKSANDLVAFTSTKNKEDIQYLGKDIRYIQLGAAEWKKITKPLFQRFPFYLMLFLPVVVVFASFQYRQYLDKLSGNVAYARSRKANRMAQKRLSLAKKYLKEETQKDFYREIANALLGFIGDKFNVSAAGIIADEVEELMRNRGVEDRVIKKYMDCLRVCDYQRFAPATAKIDAMKRFLNEAKQAIVELEKIV, encoded by the coding sequence ATGAAAAAGGAGTTTTTTTTCATAAAATTCATATTATTTTTTGTCATTTTTGCCGCATTCTCTTTGCACGCCGCTGACATTGTCGTAGAAAGTTCGCTGGATAACACACGCGTCGGATTGAATCAAAACTTTACGCTCACTGTAGATATCACCGGCCAAAAGGCCGGGGACGCCGGTAATCCGCAAATGCCTGATCTGAGCGATTTTGCAGTCTATTTGGGCAGTTCAGGCACGTCACAGAATATTCAGATCATCAACGGCGCCATGAGCGTGACAGTCTCCCACACCTATATTTTTCGTGCTGTCACATTGGGGAAATTTACCATTCCCGCCGTCTCCGTCAGCATGAACGGAAAAGAGTACCGTAGCAAGCCGATTGAAATCGAGATTGTTAAATCGAACGCGCCACAATCGCAGGGACAGACGCCGCGCCAGCGACAAAGTCAAAACCAAAATTCCAATAAAATTAATGCTGAAAATTTGTTTCTTCGCGTCATTGCCAATAAAAGAACTGCCTACGTCAACGAGCCGGTGATGGTCTCGTACAAATTGTACACGCGGGTGTCGGTCACGCAGTACGGCGTGAACAAATTACCCAACACCGCCGGGTTTTGGGCGGAAGAGTACGATTTAGGCAATCAGCCCAAGGTTTACGATGAAGTTTTTCGCGGCAAAAAGTACCGCGTCGCGGAGATCAAACGCATGGCGCTTTTCCCGACCGATGCCGGAAAGAAGACTATCAGCCCCATGGAAATCGAATGCAGTGTCCGCGTGCAGACGCGGCGTAGGTCGGTTTTTGACAGTTTTTTCGACGATCCGTTTTTTGGTCGTTCCGTCCACCAATTGGTGCAATCAAGACCATTGACAATAAATGTGTTATCGCTTCCTACCGCAGGAAAACCCGCTGATTTTTCCGGACTGGTGGGAAATTTTTCTATTTCTTCTTTCGTCGATAAAACCAACGTCAAAACCAATGACGCTATCTCGTTGAAAATAGAGATCGCCGGCAGCGGCAATATCAAGATGATCCCTGATCCGAAATTGGATTTGCCGGCTGACTTCGAGCAATATCCGCCGAAAGTCTCTCAGAAAATCAATCGCAACAATCAGGGGCTCTCCGGCAGCAAAACATTCGAATATGTGTTGGTGCCTCGTCATCCTGGCGAGCAGATCATCAAGCCGGTCAGTTTTTCTTATTTTGACGTGAGGACCAGGTCGTACCGCACCATTCGCACGAAAGAGATCAGAGTCCGCGTGGAGAAATCCGCCAACGATCTTGTCGCTTTCACGAGCACAAAAAACAAAGAAGATATTCAATATCTTGGCAAAGATATTCGTTACATTCAGTTGGGTGCGGCTGAGTGGAAAAAAATTACCAAGCCGCTCTTTCAGAGGTTCCCTTTTTATTTGATGCTGTTTTTGCCAGTGGTCGTCGTTTTCGCTTCTTTTCAATATCGTCAATATCTGGACAAATTGAGCGGCAATGTCGCCTATGCGCGCAGCAGAAAAGCGAACCGAATGGCGCAAAAGCGGTTGTCGCTGGCGAAGAAATATTTGAAAGAAGAGACACAGAAAGATTTTTACCGCGAAATCGCTAACGCATTATTAGGATTTATCGGGGACAAATTTAACGTGTCCGCCGCCGGCATCATCGCTGACGAAGTGGAAGAATTAATGCGCAACCGCGGCGTCGAGGATCGGGTTATCAAAAAATATATGGATTGCCTGCGCGTCTGCGACTATCAGCGATTTGCGCCAGCGACGGCGAAAATTGACGCGATGAAAAGATTCCTGAATGAGGCGAAACAGGCGATCGTCGAATTGGAAAAAATTGTCTGA
- a CDS encoding VWA domain-containing protein: MFRFANPEFLILLVIIPILTYWYLKRKKQSSATIRFSNLNNLKQISSTPTRRYRHILFVLRMLVIALLIVAFARPQSSSKEEKVITEGIDIVLAMDVSSSMLAEDLDRHKNRLEVAKEVATDFIKGRTNDRIGMVVFSGKSYTQCPLTLDYGILIKFLDEIKIGMIEDGTAIGMALATCVNRLKNSKAKSKVVILLTDGRNNRGEIDPITAAQIAKTFKIRVYTIGAGSRGQAMYPIDDPFLGKRYVPMQVDIDEELLNKIADITGGKYFRATDKKSLEKVYHDIGEMEKTKIEIKEFTRYTEKFVNYVLAALALLLLEIVLANTRFRKIP, translated from the coding sequence ATGTTTCGATTTGCGAATCCTGAATTTCTGATTTTATTGGTGATTATTCCAATTTTAACCTATTGGTATCTCAAACGAAAAAAGCAGTCCTCGGCGACAATTCGTTTTTCCAATTTAAATAATTTGAAACAGATCAGTTCCACGCCAACGCGGCGTTATCGGCATATTTTGTTTGTGTTGAGGATGTTGGTCATTGCTTTGCTGATCGTTGCTTTTGCCAGGCCACAATCGTCCAGTAAAGAGGAAAAAGTAATCACCGAAGGCATCGACATCGTGCTGGCAATGGATGTGTCCAGCAGTATGCTTGCCGAAGATCTGGACCGGCACAAAAATCGGCTGGAAGTGGCGAAAGAAGTGGCGACGGATTTCATCAAGGGAAGAACGAATGACCGCATCGGCATGGTTGTTTTTTCCGGGAAAAGTTACACTCAGTGTCCGCTGACGCTGGACTACGGCATTCTGATTAAATTTTTGGATGAGATAAAAATCGGCATGATCGAAGACGGCACTGCCATCGGCATGGCGCTGGCGACGTGCGTGAATCGGCTGAAAAACAGCAAGGCGAAAAGTAAGGTCGTGATTTTGCTCACCGACGGCAGAAATAACCGTGGCGAGATCGATCCCATTACCGCGGCGCAAATTGCGAAGACGTTCAAAATTCGTGTTTACACCATCGGCGCGGGCAGTCGCGGGCAGGCAATGTATCCCATCGACGATCCGTTTCTGGGGAAGCGTTACGTGCCAATGCAAGTGGACATTGACGAGGAATTACTGAACAAAATCGCCGACATCACCGGCGGAAAATATTTTCGCGCCACGGATAAAAAATCGCTGGAAAAAGTTTACCACGATATTGGCGAAATGGAAAAGACGAAAATTGAGATCAAAGAATTCACTCGTTACACGGAAAAATTTGTAAATTACGTACTGGCGGCGTTGGCGTTGTTGCTTCTGGAAATAGTTCTTGCCAACACTCGATTTAGAAAAATACCGTGA